A segment of the Longimicrobium sp. genome:
CCGCCACGAAGATGCCAGGGATGGAGGCCTTCGAGGTAGGCGCGGGCTACGTGAACGCCTACGCCGCGGTGCAGAAGTCGTTCGACCTGGCCACTCCGTTCGGCAAGACGCTGACGGTGGCGACGGTGCCGGCCACTGTGCGTGAGGACGTGCTTTTCGACAAGACGTTCGACTACACGCCGGCCTCGCTGCCGGGCGCGTACAAGCACTCGTTCACGGTGGCGCCGGGCGCGAGCCTGCTGGAGGCGAAGATCGAGTTCAAGGGAATCCAGGTGCCGGCGTACGGCACGGTGGGCAACCCGCTGCTCTTCGACGTGTACGACCCCAATGGCAACCGCTACATCGCCTTCGACCTGTATTTCGCCGAGAACGGCACCACGCGGCTGGTGATCGTGGTGAACGACCCGATGCCGGGCACGTGGACGGCCGAGGTCAAGGCGCTCACCCCGCTGGGGAACGAATCGGGGAACTTCGCCACCTTCCCGGACCAGGTACACGAGACGGAGATCCTGACCTTCGTAACCCCGCCGCACGTGGCGGACATCCAGGGGCACGCCGCCAAGGGCGCCATCGAGCTGGCGCTGGTGAACGGGTTCCTGGGGCTGTGCAGCAACAGCTCCTTCTGCCCCAACAAGGAGCTGCGCCGGGCCGACCTGGCCCGCGGCTTCACGCAGTTCGGCTCGATCCGCCAGAACCTGCCGCTGGGCGGCGCCAGCACCTTCAGCGACGTGTCCGCGGCGGAGCGGCCCTTTGTGGAGGCGGTGGCGGCACGCGGCGCCGCCATGCGCGACCGTGAGCACCGCTACGCCGGCGTGATGGAAGGCGCGGGTGGCAGCTTCGATCCGCACGGCAAGATCCTCCGTGCCGGCCTCGCGAAGATGCTGGTGCGGGGCATCGGCGGCGACGCCGCGGCGCTGGCCCACACGGGCGACGTGACCTACACGTACAACGGGCAGACGTACGTCATCGCCGACCAGGACCAGATCCCCGCCGCTTCGCGCGGCTACGTGCACGCGGCGATCAACTCCAACATGATCAACGTGTACGCGGCCGTCGAGCAGGGGCCGTACGACCTGACGCCGGCGCTGAAGTTCTACTTCAAGCCGGCCAGCACGGTGACGCGCGCGGACGCGGCGGTGGCGATCTCGCGCTATTACGCGCAGTTCTTCAAATAAGGCAGCTCGAACGGGGGCCGGCGAGGCACGGAGATTCGCTCTCCGTGCCTCGCTTTCGTTTGCACGCGAGCCACGGCGAACAGCATCACACAGAGAACACGGAGGGAACTGCAAGACACGGAGAACCACTTTACTTCCTTCTTCTTACCTTTCCCCTCTGTGGCTCTGTGTGAGATTCCCTTCTGTGTCAGAAGGATGTAGCAGATATTGAACCATTTCAGTGACGCTGCATTAGAACGGTGAAGCGGTTTCACTATTTTGATGCAACGCGCGGCGGCGCCCCGGGGAGTGAAAATCGCAAGTTGTTTGATGGATGATGGTTAGCTCTAAGGGAAGTTTGGCTGCACACGTGCATTAAGAGGGGCCAGTCCCGCAGGAACCGTTCGCCTCCCAACCTTGGAGCCCCTGATGCACCTGCCGATGATCCGGCGACTGTTCGCGCCCGTAGCGGCCCTCCTTCTGGCAGCGGCCCCCGCGTTCGCCCAGAGGATCGATCCCCAGCTCACCCGCACCTTCGGCAGCCTGCCGGCCGGGCGCACCGCCGAAGTGATCGTCACCTTCGACGGCAACTCCGCGCCGGCCGTCGCGGACCTGGACGCGCTCACGGCGGTCGGGATCAAGGGCGGCATCA
Coding sequences within it:
- a CDS encoding S8 family serine peptidase, with product VINNSWGSSGDFDPDDPINVASRLANERNIVVAFAAGNSGSAPDTHNPYAKAPWVISVAAGTKAATLADFSSRGRTGGARTVTSQSGEVITWLDEPSITAPGVDIYSAYSPTGVLGALGPDTSNPFYTVMEGTSMASPHVAGIAGLMLEANPLLTPDQVKQILRETATKMPGMEAFEVGAGYVNAYAAVQKSFDLATPFGKTLTVATVPATVREDVLFDKTFDYTPASLPGAYKHSFTVAPGASLLEAKIEFKGIQVPAYGTVGNPLLFDVYDPNGNRYIAFDLYFAENGTTRLVIVVNDPMPGTWTAEVKALTPLGNESGNFATFPDQVHETEILTFVTPPHVADIQGHAAKGAIELALVNGFLGLCSNSSFCPNKELRRADLARGFTQFGSIRQNLPLGGASTFSDVSAAERPFVEAVAARGAAMRDREHRYAGVMEGAGGSFDPHGKILRAGLAKMLVRGIGGDAAALAHTGDVTYTYNGQTYVIADQDQIPAASRGYVHAAINSNMINVYAAVEQGPYDLTPALKFYFKPASTVTRADAAVAISRYYAQFFK